From a region of the Actinomadura luzonensis genome:
- a CDS encoding alpha-ketoacid dehydrogenase subunit beta yields the protein MREPVRAERVSEHLNRALHDVLAADPAVHVLGEDIADPYGGAFKITKGLSSRFGERVRSTPISESAIVGAGAGLALGGDKAIVEIMFADFAALAFDQLLNFASKSTAMYGRPVPMPLIVRCPSGGRRGYGPTHSQSPQKHFLGVPGLSVLELTPFHDARALLEDGFAAGRPALLFEDKVLYTRRMFRDGVVDELFRYEPPDRPDGVVRVGVEGVTGYDCTIIAPGGMAHRALEAMRELLLEHDVLCELLVPARLYPFDLGGLLPRGRHVCVAEDGPAGGTWGAEVATRLYPVLWGRLARPITLVSAADSIIPAAPHLEREVLVHAHTIRLAVLEALA from the coding sequence ATGAGGGAGCCCGTCCGCGCGGAGCGGGTGTCGGAGCACCTGAACCGCGCGCTGCACGACGTCCTGGCCGCCGACCCCGCCGTCCACGTGCTGGGCGAGGACATCGCCGACCCGTACGGAGGCGCCTTCAAGATCACTAAGGGGCTGTCCTCGCGGTTCGGGGAGCGGGTGCGCTCCACGCCGATCAGCGAGAGCGCCATCGTCGGCGCGGGCGCCGGGCTGGCGCTCGGCGGCGACAAGGCCATCGTCGAGATCATGTTCGCCGACTTCGCGGCGCTCGCCTTCGACCAGCTCCTCAACTTCGCCAGCAAGTCCACCGCCATGTACGGCCGCCCGGTGCCGATGCCGCTGATCGTGCGCTGCCCGTCGGGCGGCCGGCGCGGCTACGGGCCCACGCACAGCCAGAGCCCGCAGAAGCACTTCCTCGGCGTCCCCGGGCTGTCGGTGCTGGAGCTGACCCCGTTCCACGACGCGCGCGCCCTGCTGGAGGACGGGTTCGCCGCCGGCCGGCCGGCCCTGCTGTTCGAGGACAAGGTGCTCTACACCCGCCGCATGTTCCGCGACGGCGTCGTGGACGAGCTGTTCAGGTACGAGCCCCCGGACCGGCCGGACGGCGTCGTCCGCGTCGGCGTCGAGGGCGTCACCGGCTACGACTGCACGATCATCGCGCCCGGCGGGATGGCGCACCGCGCCCTGGAGGCCATGCGGGAGCTGCTGCTGGAGCACGACGTGCTGTGCGAGCTGCTGGTGCCCGCCCGGCTGTACCCGTTCGACCTCGGCGGGCTGCTGCCGCGCGGGCGGCACGTCTGCGTCGCCGAGGACGGCCCGGCCGGCGGCACCTGGGGCGCGGAGGTGGCCACCCGGCTGTACCCCGTCCTGTGGGGGCGGCTGGCGCGGCCCATCACGCTCGTCAGCGCCGCCGACAGCATCATCCCGGCCGCCCCACACCTGGAACGCGAGGTGCTCGTGCACGCCCACACCATCCGCCTGGCCGTCCTGGAGGCGCTGGCATGA
- a CDS encoding glycosyltransferase family 4 protein, producing the protein MRILLAQNLIHLPSHGGANKSNRLLMEHLAARGHEVHVVAPLSGALGTGASARDELARRGAVPVPSGDPDVHAYTYRGVLVHAVTDPAALPRRVAEVAARLAPDWTLVPSDDPGLVVLGAALRATPRRVVYLVHTLQQLPFGPGAFYPSAAGTRMVRRAAGVVAVSRAAQDYCRRHAGLRSTVIYPHIYDDPPAPPSPAATAAAPYVTMINPCGYKGLPILLGLADACPGVAFQAVPTWGTTPGERAALASRPNIRLTPPADDLGPVLAGSRALLMPSLWDETFGYTCVEAMLRGVPVLAAGVGGLAEAKRGVPYLLPVTPIERYEAASGHARPVPVVPRQDLGPWLAALRRLLDDPAHHAALAARSAAAAGAFVRGLDRDALETYLTALTPAPPQTPAQSSAQTPAQSRPEPRAPLPPHRRAALARLAAARAAGREAAP; encoded by the coding sequence GTGAGGATCCTGCTCGCCCAGAACCTCATCCATTTGCCCTCCCACGGCGGCGCCAACAAGTCCAACCGCCTCCTCATGGAGCACCTGGCCGCCCGCGGCCACGAGGTCCACGTCGTCGCCCCCCTCTCCGGCGCCCTGGGCACCGGGGCCTCCGCCCGCGACGAGCTCGCCCGCCGGGGCGCGGTCCCCGTCCCGTCCGGCGACCCGGACGTGCACGCCTACACCTACCGGGGCGTCCTGGTCCACGCCGTGACCGACCCGGCCGCCCTGCCGCGCCGCGTCGCCGAGGTGGCCGCCCGCCTGGCCCCCGACTGGACGCTGGTGCCCTCCGACGACCCCGGCCTGGTCGTCCTGGGCGCGGCGCTGCGCGCGACGCCCCGCCGGGTCGTCTACCTGGTCCACACCCTGCAGCAGCTCCCGTTCGGGCCGGGCGCGTTCTACCCGAGCGCGGCCGGCACCCGGATGGTGCGGCGCGCCGCCGGGGTGGTGGCCGTCAGCCGCGCGGCGCAGGACTACTGCCGCCGGCACGCCGGACTCCGTTCCACGGTGATTTATCCGCATATATATGACGACCCGCCCGCGCCGCCGTCCCCCGCCGCGACCGCCGCCGCCCCGTACGTCACCATGATCAACCCGTGCGGCTACAAGGGTCTGCCGATCCTGCTCGGCCTCGCCGACGCCTGCCCCGGCGTCGCCTTCCAGGCCGTGCCCACCTGGGGCACCACCCCCGGCGAACGCGCGGCCCTGGCCAGCCGCCCCAACATCCGCCTCACGCCCCCCGCCGACGACCTCGGCCCCGTCCTCGCCGGCAGCCGCGCCCTGCTCATGCCCTCCCTCTGGGACGAGACCTTCGGCTACACCTGCGTCGAGGCCATGCTGCGCGGCGTCCCCGTGCTCGCCGCCGGCGTCGGCGGCCTGGCCGAGGCCAAGCGCGGCGTGCCGTACCTGCTGCCGGTCACCCCCATCGAGCGGTACGAGGCCGCCTCCGGCCACGCCCGCCCGGTGCCCGTCGTCCCGCGGCAGGACCTCGGCCCGTGGCTGGCGGCCCTGCGCCGGCTCCTGGACGACCCCGCGCACCACGCCGCCCTCGCCGCCCGCTCCGCCGCGGCCGCCGGCGCCTTCGTCCGCGGCCTGGACCGGGACGCGCTGGAGACGTACCTCACCGCGCTCACCCCGGCGCCGCCCCAGACACCGGCGCAGTCGTCGGCGCAGACACCGGCGCAGTCGCGGCCGGAACCGCGGGCGCCGCTGCCGCCCCACCGCCGCGCCGCGCTGGCCAGGCTGGCCGCCGCCCGCGCCGCCGGCCGGGAAGCGGCCCCATGA
- a CDS encoding thiamine pyrophosphate-dependent dehydrogenase E1 component subunit alpha — translation MTRTPVSPARPPLEPVAGPAGPPALGPLDAADLDRLLLIRHFENALLRLFGEGLLSGTTHTCLGQEHVPVALNPLLREDDFTFSHHRGHGHFLARYPEEAPALLAEIMGRRGALCDGVGGSQHVYHRTFMSTGVQGESLPVAVGMALRLRRAGHGALACAYLGDGTWGEGSVYEALNLAALWNAPLLVVVENNGIAQSTPTERGMAGTIAGRVAAFGLPYRRVESIDLAAVRAELAGPVAAVRKEASPLVVEFVTRRLGPHSKGDDTRTADELRRARAGDWYERYAAAFPRAFAAADATWRGYVDDLVAEVSSRPPALWTVR, via the coding sequence ATGACCCGTACCCCCGTGTCCCCCGCCCGGCCGCCGCTGGAACCGGTCGCCGGACCGGCCGGGCCGCCCGCCCTGGGCCCGCTCGACGCCGCCGACCTCGACCGGCTCCTGCTCATCAGGCACTTCGAGAACGCCCTCCTCCGGCTGTTCGGCGAGGGCCTGCTCAGCGGCACCACGCACACCTGCCTCGGCCAGGAGCACGTCCCCGTCGCGCTGAACCCCCTGCTGCGCGAGGACGACTTCACCTTCAGCCACCACCGCGGCCACGGCCACTTCCTCGCCCGCTACCCCGAGGAGGCCCCGGCGCTGCTCGCCGAGATCATGGGCCGCCGGGGCGCGCTCTGCGACGGCGTGGGCGGCAGCCAGCACGTCTACCACCGCACGTTCATGTCCACCGGCGTGCAGGGCGAGAGCCTGCCGGTCGCGGTCGGCATGGCGCTGCGGCTGCGCAGGGCCGGGCACGGCGCGCTGGCCTGCGCCTACCTCGGGGACGGCACGTGGGGCGAGGGCTCGGTCTACGAGGCGCTCAACCTGGCCGCGCTGTGGAACGCGCCGCTGCTGGTCGTCGTCGAGAACAACGGCATCGCTCAGTCCACCCCCACCGAGCGCGGCATGGCCGGGACCATCGCGGGCCGCGTGGCCGCCTTCGGCCTCCCGTACCGGCGCGTCGAGTCGATCGACCTGGCCGCCGTCCGCGCCGAACTGGCCGGGCCGGTCGCCGCCGTCAGGAAGGAAGCGTCCCCGCTGGTGGTGGAGTTCGTGACGCGGCGGCTCGGGCCGCACAGCAAGGGCGACGACACCCGCACCGCCGACGAGCTGCGGCGCGCGCGGGCCGGCGACTGGTACGAACGGTACGCCGCCGCCTTCCCGCGCGCCTTCGCCGCGGCCGACGCCACCTGGCGGGGGTACGTGGACGACCTGGTCGCCGAGGTCTCCTCCCGCCCGCCGGCCCTCTGGACGGTGCGATGA